A window from Hoeflea sp. IMCC20628 encodes these proteins:
- a CDS encoding NAD(P)-dependent oxidoreductase: MTTSIALLGVGLMGLPMARRLLGAGFKLTVWNRDPSKSAPLANESARIAGSAADAVAGATHIITMLTDGATVEHVLFTTGAAKAISPGATLIDMSSIRPSEARSHAARLSKLGIRHLDAPVSGGTKGAEAGTLAIMAGGDQQVFDDAVDLFKAMGRPVRVGPSGSGQLAKLANQAIVGIAIGAVSEATLLVSAGGGDLAAFRTALSGGFADSTILQLHGERMQNGDFESRGRVSVQIKDLNNVLSEAQELGIQLPLVQAIRDRFVRLQDDLDGGNLDHSALFIELLDLNGRTGL; encoded by the coding sequence ATGACCACCTCGATTGCATTGCTTGGTGTCGGACTTATGGGACTGCCGATGGCGCGGCGGCTGCTTGGCGCCGGGTTCAAGCTCACGGTCTGGAATCGCGATCCATCAAAATCAGCCCCGTTGGCTAACGAAAGTGCAAGGATTGCCGGCAGCGCCGCCGACGCAGTTGCCGGCGCAACTCACATCATCACCATGCTGACCGATGGCGCGACTGTGGAGCACGTTCTGTTCACCACCGGCGCGGCAAAGGCCATCAGCCCTGGCGCAACGCTCATCGACATGAGCTCGATCCGTCCGTCCGAGGCCCGTTCACACGCTGCACGGCTTTCCAAACTTGGCATCCGCCACCTCGACGCGCCGGTCAGCGGCGGCACCAAGGGTGCTGAGGCCGGGACACTGGCAATCATGGCCGGTGGTGACCAGCAGGTGTTTGACGACGCGGTTGATCTGTTCAAGGCGATGGGACGTCCGGTTCGCGTCGGTCCCTCCGGTTCGGGTCAACTCGCCAAGCTCGCCAATCAGGCCATTGTCGGCATTGCCATTGGCGCAGTCTCGGAGGCCACGCTTCTGGTGTCTGCGGGTGGCGGTGATCTGGCGGCATTCCGGACAGCACTGAGCGGCGGCTTCGCCGATTCAACAATTCTTCAACTGCATGGCGAACGCATGCAAAATGGTGACTTCGAGTCGCGCGGGCGCGTCTCCGTACAGATCAAGGACCTCAACAACGTGCTCTCCGAAGCGCAGGAGCTTGGTATCCAACTGCCGCTGGTTCAGGCCATTCGCGACCGCTTCGTCCGGCTACAGGACGATCTGGACGGCGGCAATCTTGATCATTCGGCGCTTTTCATCGAACTCCTTGATCTCAATGGCCGCACCGGGCTTTGA
- a CDS encoding xanthine dehydrogenase family protein subunit M produces MYATNYHRASSVEDAVNLVSANDEAKFLSGGQTLLPTMKQRLAAPSDLVDLRHVAGMKGISVNGSSIRIGAATTHAEVAGSSEIAAACPGLSHLAAHIGDPHVRHMGTIGGSIANNDPAADYPAGLLALNATIVTNTRSISADDFFTGMFDTALDDGELIVAVEITAPAKCGYAKFPNPASRYAMTGVFVARQGDGSVRVAVTGAGSDGVFREADMEQALASNFSAGALDGVTVDPSDLMADIHASSVYRANLVKVMAKRAVTAAG; encoded by the coding sequence ATGTATGCAACCAATTATCACCGCGCCTCCTCGGTCGAGGACGCAGTCAATCTGGTTTCGGCAAATGACGAAGCCAAGTTCCTGTCGGGAGGGCAGACGCTGCTTCCGACCATGAAGCAACGGCTTGCAGCCCCCTCGGATCTGGTGGATCTCAGGCATGTCGCAGGGATGAAAGGCATCTCGGTGAATGGCAGTTCGATCCGGATCGGCGCTGCAACGACCCACGCGGAAGTGGCGGGCTCTTCGGAGATTGCTGCAGCCTGTCCAGGGCTCAGCCATCTCGCCGCCCATATCGGCGATCCGCATGTGCGGCACATGGGCACCATTGGCGGCTCGATCGCCAACAATGACCCGGCGGCGGATTATCCGGCGGGCTTGCTTGCGCTCAACGCCACAATCGTCACCAACACGCGCTCGATCAGCGCCGATGATTTCTTCACCGGCATGTTCGATACCGCGCTGGACGATGGCGAATTGATCGTTGCGGTCGAAATCACCGCGCCGGCCAAATGCGGTTACGCCAAATTCCCCAACCCGGCCTCGCGCTATGCGATGACCGGCGTCTTTGTCGCCAGACAGGGTGACGGGTCGGTACGGGTGGCTGTCACCGGCGCCGGTTCGGACGGGGTGTTCCGGGAGGCGGACATGGAACAGGCGCTGGCTTCGAACTTTTCGGCAGGGGCGCTTGATGGCGTCACCGTGGACCCCTCCGACCTGATGGCGGATATCCATGCCTCGTCGGTCTACCGCGCCAATCTGGTCAAGGTGATGGCCAAGCGGGCAGTTACCGCGGCGGGCTGA
- a CDS encoding (2Fe-2S)-binding protein, with protein MTNVSMTVNGRSVSGQCEDRMLLVQFIRENLGLTGTHVGCDTSQCGACVVHVDGKAVKSCTMLAAQADGSEVLTIEGLASGGELHPVQAAFREHHGLQCGFCTPGMIMSAVDMISRHGGKLDEKTVRAELEGNICRCTGYHNIVKAILDAASKMDDGARVAAQ; from the coding sequence ATGACGAATGTTTCGATGACCGTGAACGGGCGATCCGTTTCCGGCCAATGCGAGGACCGGATGCTTCTGGTCCAGTTCATCCGCGAAAATCTCGGTCTGACCGGAACCCATGTCGGGTGCGACACGTCCCAATGCGGCGCCTGCGTCGTTCATGTGGACGGCAAGGCGGTCAAATCCTGCACCATGCTTGCCGCGCAAGCCGATGGATCAGAGGTGTTGACAATTGAAGGTCTGGCATCCGGTGGCGAGTTGCATCCCGTACAGGCGGCGTTTCGTGAGCATCACGGCCTGCAGTGCGGATTTTGTACGCCCGGCATGATCATGTCGGCAGTCGACATGATTTCGCGCCATGGCGGCAAACTCGATGAGAAGACGGTTCGGGCAGAGCTGGAAGGCAATATCTGCCGCTGTACCGGCTACCACAACATCGTCAAGGCCATTCTCGATGCCGCGTCCAAAATGGACGACGGGGCGAGGGTCGCAGCTCAATAG
- a CDS encoding SapC family protein yields MAGSTDNSPNTLPLFYKAPEAVSPERHGKNGLALTGDYGFAANAIVIPLMAAEMPAAMRSYPIVFSGPDFMPMVVTGIKEGENLFIDAKGKWAEPHYVPAYVRRYPFILAGGETDERLTLCIENDPARLVSLGAKAKPDVKPLFEDGKQGEVITSALAFCEQYQGMFVKTRQIMKVIAESGLLAERTSKITLGDGQSFNITGFHLVDEAKLLSMSDEDFLKLRKADALATIYCHLASMNSWTSLLHQAGLRKS; encoded by the coding sequence TTGGCTGGTTCAACGGATAACTCACCAAACACGCTGCCACTTTTCTACAAGGCTCCCGAAGCGGTCAGTCCGGAACGCCACGGCAAGAACGGACTTGCGCTGACCGGTGACTACGGCTTTGCCGCGAACGCAATCGTCATCCCCTTGATGGCTGCCGAAATGCCGGCGGCAATGCGCTCTTACCCGATCGTGTTTTCCGGACCCGATTTCATGCCCATGGTGGTGACCGGAATCAAGGAAGGCGAAAACCTGTTTATAGATGCCAAAGGAAAATGGGCCGAGCCACATTATGTGCCTGCCTATGTCAGGCGTTACCCCTTTATTCTTGCGGGCGGCGAAACCGACGAACGGCTCACCTTGTGCATCGAAAATGATCCCGCCCGGCTGGTCAGCCTGGGCGCCAAGGCCAAGCCGGACGTCAAACCTTTGTTCGAAGACGGCAAGCAGGGTGAGGTCATCACCAGCGCCCTGGCATTTTGCGAGCAGTATCAGGGCATGTTTGTCAAAACCCGGCAAATCATGAAGGTGATTGCCGAAAGTGGCCTTCTGGCCGAGCGAACCAGCAAGATCACTCTTGGCGATGGCCAGAGTTTCAACATCACCGGGTTTCATCTGGTCGATGAAGCCAAGCTGCTGTCCATGAGCGATGAGGACTTCCTCAAGCTGCGCAAGGCCGACGCCTTGGCGACGATCTACTGCCACCTCGCTTCGATGAACAGCTGGACATCGCTGCTGCACCAGGCAGGCCTGCGCAAATCCTGA
- a CDS encoding histidine phosphatase family protein: MALVLALAIIALALPTKSFATEAAWARLAQGGYTILLGYSRTPGGGEPLRPDMGDCDKRKSLTDRGIQEARRIGMRFAARAVSIDAIYSGEFCRAVETATLAFGRRDVETKAYLNSIVGGADPNEIPAELITEIEQFYGVGNLLMVTHPALILAISGTIPREGEAVIIAPGLAPGDKPRVINRLLLD; the protein is encoded by the coding sequence GTGGCCCTAGTTCTTGCATTGGCCATCATTGCCCTTGCCCTGCCCACCAAAAGCTTTGCGACGGAAGCAGCCTGGGCGCGACTGGCGCAAGGCGGATATACGATCCTGCTGGGATATTCGCGCACACCCGGCGGCGGCGAACCGCTCAGACCGGATATGGGTGATTGCGACAAACGCAAAAGCCTGACCGACCGCGGCATTCAGGAGGCGCGCCGCATCGGCATGCGGTTTGCCGCACGGGCCGTCTCCATTGATGCGATCTATTCCGGCGAATTCTGCCGTGCAGTGGAGACCGCGACGCTGGCTTTCGGACGCAGGGATGTCGAGACCAAAGCCTACCTCAATTCAATTGTCGGCGGCGCCGATCCCAATGAGATCCCAGCGGAACTGATCACCGAAATCGAGCAATTTTACGGAGTCGGCAATCTGCTGATGGTCACGCATCCTGCGCTGATCCTCGCCATTTCCGGCACCATTCCGCGCGAGGGCGAGGCAGTGATCATCGCTCCGGGGTTGGCCCCGGGCGACAAACCGCGCGTCATCAACCGTTTGTTGCTGGACTGA
- a CDS encoding TRAP transporter small permease, with translation MFDRIDRLMRTLAAFLAILGGLALIAVILATVMSVSGRALLAFGLSPIRGDFELVELGTGFAVFAFLPWVQINRQHASVEILTMHMGDRINRVIDMIADLLMLSIAVLLAWKHWAGTLDKLAYGETTFIIQYPIWWAYASGLLGAFGFVLISFWCVILSARALMTGQDQAHGEFMH, from the coding sequence ATGTTTGACCGGATTGACCGCTTGATGCGGACGCTGGCCGCCTTTCTTGCAATTTTAGGCGGCCTGGCGCTGATTGCGGTGATACTCGCCACCGTGATGTCGGTCTCCGGCCGGGCTTTGCTGGCCTTCGGGCTTTCGCCGATCCGCGGGGATTTCGAGCTGGTCGAACTCGGCACCGGCTTCGCAGTGTTTGCCTTCCTGCCCTGGGTGCAGATCAACCGCCAGCATGCATCGGTGGAAATTCTGACCATGCATATGGGCGACCGGATCAACCGGGTGATCGACATGATTGCCGATCTGCTGATGTTGTCCATTGCCGTGTTGCTGGCGTGGAAGCACTGGGCCGGAACGCTGGACAAGCTGGCCTATGGCGAAACCACCTTCATCATCCAGTATCCGATCTGGTGGGCCTATGCGTCAGGCCTGCTCGGTGCGTTTGGGTTTGTCTTGATAAGTTTCTGGTGCGTGATCCTGAGCGCTCGGGCGCTTATGACCGGGCAGGATCAGGCGCACGGGGAGTTCATGCATTGA
- a CDS encoding TRAP transporter large permease, which translates to MSNIDIALISFPVLLILIFLRIPIGLAMLIAGIGGSYFINGSFLMIFAQLKNLTWGTFSSYSLSIIPLFLLMGQFATLGGMSQALFKAAETWMGHKKGGVAMAAVGACAGFGAICGSSLATAATMGQVALPELKRYGYSGELATGALAAGGTLGILIPPSVILVIYAILTEQNIAKLFVAAFIPGILAAIGYMIAIAIYVRLKPESAGHRERAPYSERFKSLIAVWPVLIVFIAVVGGIYGGIFTPTEAAAVGAFGTGVIAFANGGLSRATLKTSILATASATGMIFLIVFGAGVYNAFLALSQLPQTAAAYVGSQGFNPWLVMIAVLLLYLIFGCIMDSLSMILLTVPIFFPIMSALDFGLTPEEFALWFGIIVLIVVEVGLITPPVGMNLFVINSMAKDTPLSATYRGVFPFVLTDIVRVAILTMFPAITLVAVRLLY; encoded by the coding sequence TTGAGCAATATCGACATCGCGCTGATATCCTTTCCGGTGCTGCTGATCCTGATTTTTCTGCGGATCCCGATCGGGCTCGCGATGTTGATCGCCGGCATTGGCGGCAGCTATTTCATCAATGGCTCTTTCCTGATGATTTTCGCGCAACTCAAGAACCTGACCTGGGGCACGTTTTCCAGCTACTCGCTGTCGATCATCCCGCTGTTCCTGCTGATGGGTCAGTTCGCCACCCTGGGGGGCATGTCGCAGGCCCTCTTCAAGGCAGCTGAAACCTGGATGGGGCACAAGAAAGGCGGCGTCGCCATGGCAGCCGTCGGCGCTTGTGCCGGATTTGGCGCCATTTGCGGCTCGTCTCTGGCCACTGCCGCCACCATGGGCCAGGTCGCCCTGCCCGAACTCAAGCGCTACGGCTATTCCGGCGAACTGGCGACAGGCGCGCTGGCGGCCGGCGGCACGCTCGGTATTCTGATCCCGCCCTCGGTGATCCTCGTCATCTACGCCATCCTGACCGAGCAGAACATCGCCAAACTGTTTGTTGCCGCCTTCATTCCCGGCATTCTCGCAGCCATTGGCTATATGATCGCCATCGCCATCTATGTCCGGCTCAAACCTGAATCGGCCGGCCACCGCGAGCGTGCGCCCTATTCCGAACGCTTCAAGAGCCTGATTGCGGTGTGGCCGGTGCTGATTGTCTTCATCGCCGTGGTCGGCGGCATCTATGGCGGCATTTTCACCCCCACCGAGGCCGCAGCTGTCGGCGCCTTCGGCACAGGCGTGATCGCCTTTGCCAATGGCGGCTTGAGCCGCGCCACCTTGAAAACATCGATCCTGGCAACCGCCAGCGCCACCGGGATGATCTTCCTCATCGTTTTCGGCGCCGGCGTTTACAATGCCTTTCTGGCGCTCAGCCAATTGCCGCAAACCGCTGCCGCCTATGTCGGCAGCCAAGGCTTCAATCCCTGGCTGGTGATGATTGCGGTGCTGCTGCTCTATCTAATTTTCGGCTGCATCATGGACTCGCTGTCGATGATCCTTCTGACCGTTCCGATCTTCTTCCCGATCATGTCGGCGCTGGATTTCGGCCTGACGCCCGAAGAATTCGCGCTCTGGTTCGGCATCATCGTGCTGATCGTCGTGGAGGTTGGATTGATAACACCACCGGTGGGCATGAACCTGTTCGTCATCAATTCCATGGCCAAGGACACGCCGCTGTCGGCAACCTATCGCGGCGTCTTCCCCTTCGTGCTGACAGACATTGTCCGGGTCGCCATCCTGACCATGTTCCCGGCCATCACCCTGGTCGCCGTCAGGCTGCTTTATTGA
- a CDS encoding xanthine dehydrogenase family protein molybdopterin-binding subunit — translation MGLEGIGASVARKEDKRFITGKGRYTDDMVVPGMKHAHFVRSPHAHANIRGIDTSAAMKMPGVIGILAGDELATDGIGSLICGWMIHSKDGSPMNMGDWRPLAQTKVRYVGDAVAVVVADTKAQARDAAEAVVIDYEVLPAVTEAVDALKPGAPLIHDNAPGNLIYDWEIGDGAAVDAAIAGAAHVTRLDLVNNRLVPNAMEPRAALGHYDEGEDHYTCWTTSQNPHVARLVMSAFYNVAPENKLRVIAPDVGGGFGSKIYIYPEEIVCLWASKKTGVPVKWVADRTESFLTDAHGRDHVTTIQMAFDANNKMLAVKADTVANLGAYMSLFSSVVPTFLHAILYSGQYVIPAIHCNMRTVYTNTAPVDAYRGAGRPETTYALERVVETAARELGVSPAELRRQNYIREFPYQTPVILCYDSGDYEASLDAAMAAADYNGFPGRKAEAEARGMKRGIGISSYIEACGIAPSAAVGSLGAGVGLWESAEVRVNAVGTIEVLTGSHSHGQGHETTFAQLVAERFGVGIDSVSIVHGDTDKVQMGMGTYGSRSGAVGMSAVVKALDKVEAKAKKIAAHLMEADEADIVIEGGQVKVAGTDKSLGWHEVSLSAYTAHNLPEGMEPGLKEGAFFDPTNFSFPAGCHICEVEVDPETGKTEIVQFVAADDFGNIINPMVVEGQVHGGVAQGIGQALLEGTHYDPETGQLLTASYMDYTMPRADDLPGYTVSNTVTPATSNPLGIKGCGEAGAIGAPPAVINAITDAIGNNDLTMPATPERVWAALRSAQ, via the coding sequence ATGGGATTGGAAGGCATCGGCGCCAGCGTGGCGCGCAAGGAAGACAAGCGGTTTATCACCGGCAAGGGGCGCTACACCGACGACATGGTGGTTCCGGGCATGAAACATGCTCATTTCGTCCGCTCGCCGCATGCGCATGCGAATATCAGGGGGATCGACACATCGGCCGCTATGAAGATGCCGGGGGTCATCGGTATTCTGGCTGGTGACGAACTTGCCACGGACGGCATTGGGTCGCTGATCTGCGGCTGGATGATCCATTCCAAGGACGGCTCGCCGATGAACATGGGTGACTGGCGTCCATTGGCGCAGACCAAGGTGCGCTATGTCGGTGATGCGGTGGCAGTGGTTGTTGCCGACACCAAGGCCCAGGCACGCGACGCTGCCGAGGCGGTGGTTATCGATTACGAAGTGTTGCCAGCGGTCACTGAAGCTGTCGATGCGCTGAAGCCCGGCGCGCCGCTGATCCATGACAATGCGCCTGGAAACCTGATTTACGATTGGGAGATTGGTGACGGCGCCGCAGTCGATGCAGCTATCGCCGGGGCTGCCCATGTGACCCGGCTCGACCTCGTCAACAACCGCCTCGTGCCCAATGCCATGGAGCCGCGCGCTGCGCTTGGTCACTATGACGAGGGTGAAGACCATTACACCTGCTGGACCACATCGCAGAACCCGCATGTGGCGCGGCTGGTGATGAGCGCTTTTTACAATGTTGCGCCGGAAAACAAGCTGCGGGTGATTGCGCCCGATGTCGGCGGCGGTTTCGGCTCGAAGATCTATATCTATCCGGAAGAAATTGTCTGTCTGTGGGCATCCAAAAAAACCGGCGTACCGGTCAAGTGGGTTGCCGACCGGACCGAGAGCTTTCTCACCGACGCGCATGGCCGCGACCATGTGACGACCATCCAGATGGCGTTTGACGCGAACAACAAGATGCTTGCGGTGAAAGCCGACACGGTCGCCAATCTGGGTGCTTACATGTCGCTGTTTTCGTCGGTGGTTCCGACCTTCCTGCATGCGATCCTGTATTCCGGGCAATATGTCATTCCGGCGATCCACTGCAACATGCGCACCGTCTACACCAACACCGCGCCAGTCGATGCCTATCGTGGCGCCGGGCGGCCAGAAACAACCTATGCACTGGAACGGGTTGTGGAGACTGCGGCGCGGGAACTGGGTGTGTCTCCGGCTGAATTGCGCCGTCAAAACTACATCCGCGAGTTCCCCTACCAGACGCCGGTGATCCTTTGCTATGATTCCGGCGACTACGAAGCCTCGCTGGATGCGGCGATGGCTGCCGCGGATTACAACGGCTTTCCCGGCCGCAAGGCGGAAGCCGAAGCGCGCGGCATGAAGCGCGGTATCGGTATAAGCAGTTATATCGAGGCCTGCGGTATCGCGCCGTCGGCAGCGGTGGGATCGCTTGGCGCCGGAGTGGGGCTTTGGGAATCTGCGGAAGTCCGGGTCAATGCGGTCGGAACGATCGAAGTGCTGACCGGGTCGCACAGCCATGGCCAGGGCCATGAAACAACCTTCGCCCAGCTCGTTGCAGAGCGTTTCGGCGTCGGCATCGACAGCGTCTCCATCGTCCATGGTGATACCGACAAGGTGCAGATGGGCATGGGCACCTACGGCTCACGTTCTGGTGCCGTCGGCATGTCGGCGGTGGTCAAGGCGCTCGACAAGGTCGAAGCCAAGGCCAAGAAGATCGCCGCGCATCTGATGGAGGCTGATGAAGCCGACATCGTCATAGAAGGCGGTCAGGTCAAGGTTGCGGGCACCGACAAGTCGCTCGGTTGGCACGAAGTGTCGCTCAGCGCCTACACCGCTCACAACCTGCCGGAGGGCATGGAACCGGGGCTGAAGGAAGGTGCTTTCTTCGATCCGACCAACTTCTCGTTCCCGGCCGGCTGCCACATCTGCGAGGTCGAGGTCGATCCGGAAACGGGCAAGACGGAAATCGTCCAGTTTGTTGCCGCCGATGATTTCGGCAACATCATCAACCCGATGGTTGTCGAGGGGCAGGTGCATGGCGGCGTTGCGCAGGGCATCGGCCAGGCGCTGCTTGAAGGCACGCATTACGATCCGGAAACGGGGCAGTTGCTGACGGCGAGCTACATGGATTACACCATGCCGCGGGCCGACGATCTGCCGGGTTACACCGTCTCCAATACGGTGACGCCTGCGACGTCGAACCCGCTCGGGATCAAGGGCTGCGGCGAGGCAGGCGCCATCGGCGCGCCTCCGGCGGTGATCAACGCCATCACTGACGCAATCGGCAACAATGACCTGACAATGCCTGCGACCCCCGAGCGGGTCTGGGCAGCGCTCCGGTCGGCACAATAG
- a CDS encoding TRAP transporter substrate-binding protein gives MKKRNFLKSAAVAALALSAVGATSLSAAAQEVTLRMHQFLPAQANVPAELLIPWAEKVGTESGGRIKIEVFSSMSLGGTPPQLMDQARDGVVDIVWTLPGYTPGRFPRAEVFELPFMMTNAEATSRAYWDLFKSDMEAQEFQGIKILATWVHGPGVIHAKGEGVRKLEDMQNKKLRGPTRVINGLLSELGAEPVGMPVPAIPEALSKGVIDGTVIPWEVTPALKIAELVNTHTEFSGDHALYTAAFVLAMNQAKYDSLPDDLKKVLDDNTGADFSAFAGKTQASFDAPGRKIAEATDNEIVVLDAEEVARWGTVAEKVRDNWFAEMKEKGIDGEALYGKAKDLIAKNTM, from the coding sequence ATGAAAAAACGCAATTTCCTGAAGTCCGCCGCAGTGGCAGCTCTTGCACTGTCCGCCGTTGGCGCGACGTCGCTCAGCGCCGCCGCACAGGAAGTCACTCTGCGCATGCACCAGTTCCTGCCCGCGCAGGCAAATGTACCGGCTGAGTTGCTGATTCCATGGGCCGAAAAAGTCGGCACCGAATCCGGCGGCCGGATCAAGATCGAAGTCTTTTCATCCATGTCACTTGGCGGCACGCCGCCGCAATTGATGGATCAGGCCCGCGATGGCGTGGTGGACATCGTCTGGACCCTTCCCGGCTATACGCCTGGCCGCTTCCCGCGCGCCGAAGTGTTCGAACTTCCCTTCATGATGACCAATGCCGAGGCCACCTCGCGCGCCTATTGGGACTTGTTCAAATCCGACATGGAAGCCCAGGAATTCCAGGGCATCAAGATCCTTGCCACCTGGGTGCACGGCCCCGGCGTCATTCACGCCAAGGGCGAAGGTGTCCGCAAGCTCGAAGACATGCAGAACAAGAAACTGCGTGGCCCGACCCGCGTCATCAACGGGCTGCTTTCCGAACTCGGCGCCGAGCCGGTCGGTATGCCGGTTCCGGCAATCCCGGAAGCCCTGTCCAAGGGCGTCATCGACGGCACCGTCATTCCGTGGGAAGTCACACCGGCGCTGAAGATCGCCGAACTGGTCAATACCCATACCGAGTTCTCCGGTGACCATGCGCTCTACACCGCGGCCTTCGTACTGGCCATGAACCAGGCCAAATACGACAGCCTTCCCGATGACCTCAAGAAGGTCCTCGACGACAACACCGGGGCAGACTTCTCGGCCTTCGCCGGCAAGACCCAGGCTTCGTTTGACGCTCCGGGCCGCAAGATCGCCGAAGCCACCGACAACGAGATTGTTGTTCTGGATGCCGAAGAAGTGGCGCGCTGGGGCACGGTCGCCGAGAAGGTGCGCGACAACTGGTTTGCCGAAATGAAGGAAAAGGGCATCGACGGAGAAGCCCTTTACGGCAAGGCCAAGGATCTGATTGCCAAGAACACGATGTAA
- the dxr gene encoding 1-deoxy-D-xylulose-5-phosphate reductoisomerase: MTHAPASLPVSPPQTERRRISILGATGSIGCNTLEVMSHLGGREAFAVPAITGMGNIGLLAQQARQTGAGFAVTADPDRYHELKSALAGTGIEVGAGPAALVEAGERDTDLVMAGIVGIAGLAPTLAAVARGADIGLANKECLVSAGDLFTAAITKGGGKLLPVDSEHNAIFQVLEENQRHAIQRIILTASGGPFRNYTRAQMAAVTPEIAAAHPNYSMGLKISIDSASMFNKALEMIEARHLFGIEPEQIEVIVHPQSIIHSMVGYCDGSVLAQLGVPDMRHAIGYAISHPRRANLPVERLDFAALARLDFSAPDEERFPALTLARTAMQRGGLQGAVLNGAKEAALEAFIAGQIGFLGMADIVAATMDRLDDGRVAQSIEDVYAADKDARAVAASLLRKSA; encoded by the coding sequence ATGACCCATGCCCCCGCATCGCTCCCAGTATCGCCCCCCCAGACGGAACGGCGCCGCATCTCCATTCTCGGCGCTACCGGCTCCATTGGCTGCAACACGCTCGAAGTGATGTCGCATCTCGGCGGCCGCGAGGCCTTTGCTGTGCCCGCCATTACCGGGATGGGCAATATCGGCCTTCTGGCCCAGCAGGCCCGGCAGACCGGCGCGGGCTTTGCCGTGACCGCAGATCCCGATCGCTATCACGAACTGAAATCGGCGCTTGCCGGAACTGGCATTGAAGTCGGTGCCGGTCCCGCAGCACTTGTTGAGGCGGGCGAGCGCGACACCGACCTGGTGATGGCGGGCATCGTCGGCATTGCCGGATTGGCGCCGACTCTGGCCGCTGTGGCGCGTGGCGCCGACATCGGACTGGCCAACAAGGAATGCCTGGTCTCCGCCGGAGATCTGTTTACCGCTGCAATCACCAAAGGTGGCGGCAAGCTGCTACCGGTCGACAGCGAGCACAATGCCATTTTTCAGGTACTTGAGGAAAACCAGCGCCACGCCATCCAGCGCATCATTCTGACCGCATCCGGCGGCCCTTTCCGCAACTACACCCGCGCCCAGATGGCTGCGGTAACGCCCGAAATTGCAGCCGCCCACCCGAACTATTCCATGGGTCTCAAAATCTCGATCGACAGCGCATCGATGTTCAACAAGGCTCTGGAGATGATCGAGGCGCGTCACCTGTTCGGCATAGAGCCGGAACAGATCGAAGTCATCGTTCATCCGCAATCCATCATCCATTCCATGGTCGGTTATTGTGATGGTTCGGTTCTGGCCCAACTCGGCGTTCCGGATATGCGTCACGCCATCGGCTATGCCATTTCCCATCCCCGCCGCGCCAATCTTCCCGTCGAACGGCTTGATTTCGCAGCACTCGCCCGGCTCGATTTCAGTGCGCCGGATGAGGAGCGTTTTCCGGCCCTGACGCTGGCCCGCACCGCCATGCAGCGCGGCGGCCTGCAGGGTGCAGTCCTCAACGGTGCAAAGGAAGCAGCCCTTGAAGCCTTCATCGCCGGGCAGATCGGTTTTCTCGGCATGGCCGATATCGTCGCCGCCACGATGGATCGGCTCGATGACGGCCGCGTGGCACAATCCATCGAAGACGTCTATGCGGCGGATAAAGACGCCCGGGCAGTGGCGGCATCGCTGCTGCGCAAATCGGCCTGA